A section of the Oncorhynchus tshawytscha isolate Ot180627B linkage group LG09, Otsh_v2.0, whole genome shotgun sequence genome encodes:
- the LOC112259092 gene encoding cysteinyl leukotriene receptor 2, whose product MSLESEVRNLTCDCPIDSFKRTVFPAAYLLFFFLGLIANSASLWVFLSMYRRKRSITTVNLYMLNLLLSDLMLVCSLPLRAAYYLLDSHWPFGDITCRLVSYVFYINMYGSVYFLLALSVLRYLAVSRPYTFMNLEGGSCGWGGCLLIWIFVSLASAPLLSSGTVQEGEERTRCLELGSSLGTIIVLNRAALVVGFTLPFTVISVCYACVLLSLRQCRAGVEGMKRPSRRKSCALVILGLGIFMICFLPYHVVRTFFLAAERNAQLNGCVDSCSYLQGIRKAAVVTLCLAAGNSCLDPFLFFFVGENFRDFCMKNGRRQRRVVNNTERQRLQVLQPIELTVN is encoded by the coding sequence ATGAGTTTGGAATCAGAGGTGAGGAATCTGACGTGCGATTGTCCCATTGACAGCTTCAAGCGCACCGTGTTTCCTGCTGCATacctgctcttcttcttcttgggcCTGATAGCCAACAGTGCCTCCCTCTGGGTCTTTCTGAGCAtgtacaggaggaagaggagtatcACCACAGTCAACCTGTACATGTTGAACCTGCTGTTGTCAGACCTCATGCTGGTGTGCTCACTGCCACTCAGGGCAGCATACTACCTGCTGGACTCCCATTGGCCGTTTGGGGACATCACCTGCCGCCTGGTCTCCTACGTATTCTATATCAACATGTATGGCTCTGTCTACTTCCTGCTGGCCCTGAGTGTCCTCCGTTACCTGGCCGTATCGCGCCCCTATACGTTCATGAATCTGGAGGGGGGATCCTGTGGTTGGGGAGGGTGTCTACTCATCTGGATCTTTGTGTCCCTGGCCTCCGCACCCCTACTGAGTTCTGGGACTGTCCAGGAGGGGGAAGAGCGGACCCGCTGTCTGGAATTGGGCAGCAGCCTTGGCACCATCATCGTCCTGAACCGTGCTGCCCTGGTGGTTGGCTTCACCCTGCCCTTCACTGTCATCTCTGTCTGCTACGCGTGTGTTCTGCTCAGCTTGAGGCAGTGTAGGGCTGGGGTGGAGGGGATGAAGAGGCCCTCCAGGAGGAAGTCTTGTGCCCTCGTTATCCTCGGTCTCGGCATCTTCATGATCTGCTTCTTGCCCTATCATGTAGTACGAACCTTCTTCCTGGCAGCAGAGCGGAATGCTCAGCTAAATGGTTGTGTGGATTCTTGCAGCTATCTCCAAGGGATTCGGAAGGCCGCCGTGGTAACGCTCTGTCTTGCAGCAGGGAACAGCTGCCTGGACCCCTTCCTTTTCTTCTTTGTGGGAGAAAACTTCAGAGATTTCTGTATGAAAAATggtaggagacagaggagagttgtTAACaacacagagaggcagaggctTCAAGTGCTGCAGCCCATTGAATTAACAGTAAATTGA